One part of the Archaeoglobaceae archaeon genome encodes these proteins:
- a CDS encoding methylamine methyltransferase corrinoid protein reductive activase has protein sequence MIGVAIDLGTSGFRAQAINLENGSVISTAITLHHPLPGINVMDHLTFAIEYGLELAHSIVIDAVDKLLKKLRIDLREVERIAVSGNPTQLSLFQGIEIRDLAFAGEKALELRGVKPPKRDAVVIKTGSVGLQNVSAEVDLFVPPSIKHELGADAIAMMVKSGFLEKEVAMVSDYGTNAEIALKVGDAILTGSCAAGPAIEGQHIEKGMLASPGAISDLKFEISGWRNYVLSGEMFSEAGDIVDIGSGKLLERGKMHGKAKGITGTGVIAGIAVGLSKGLIKPPKILTPDRKLHFQDGVYLTEKDLEEAGKALGAFRAGFLTLAEEAGIQFSEIKTMFMAGASGFYVDPIKSRIVGEIPPSAEKIYQVGNTSLALAADIIRNPEYLDYLQSFANELRAQHVMFATSEIFQNAYTLELSYWTEGMSLEDYNKFLNAYGIKQKITAQAKAPEVFKVVPRDIADLGKLGLEVVPDIGTLIEIEVEGCKECRKCVRNCPENAIISVKDGKILISSSLCLGTACRRCVSACPEKILDFSKAKVIQSEVKA, from the coding sequence ATGATTGGCGTTGCGATCGATCTTGGAACAAGCGGGTTCAGGGCTCAGGCAATTAATCTGGAAAATGGAAGCGTGATCTCGACTGCAATCACCCTCCATCACCCACTGCCCGGGATCAACGTAATGGATCATCTTACTTTTGCTATAGAATATGGGCTTGAGCTGGCACACTCTATAGTCATAGATGCGGTAGATAAACTGCTGAAAAAGCTCAGAATAGACTTAAGAGAAGTTGAAAGAATTGCGGTTAGCGGTAATCCAACCCAGCTTTCCCTATTTCAGGGAATAGAGATTAGAGATCTGGCATTCGCTGGAGAAAAGGCACTTGAGCTCAGAGGGGTAAAGCCTCCGAAGAGAGATGCAGTTGTCATAAAAACAGGCTCAGTGGGGCTTCAGAACGTTTCTGCAGAAGTAGATCTTTTTGTTCCGCCAAGTATAAAGCATGAACTTGGTGCTGACGCAATTGCAATGATGGTAAAGTCTGGATTCCTTGAAAAAGAAGTTGCTATGGTCTCGGATTATGGAACAAATGCGGAAATAGCCCTAAAAGTCGGAGATGCCATACTGACTGGAAGCTGTGCCGCTGGACCTGCGATCGAAGGACAGCACATAGAAAAGGGAATGCTCGCATCTCCCGGAGCGATCTCGGATCTAAAATTCGAGATCTCTGGCTGGAGGAATTACGTGCTTAGCGGAGAAATGTTCAGCGAAGCGGGAGACATTGTTGACATAGGGAGTGGTAAATTACTCGAAAGGGGCAAAATGCATGGGAAAGCGAAGGGGATTACTGGAACTGGAGTCATCGCTGGAATTGCGGTTGGCTTATCAAAGGGCCTTATAAAGCCACCAAAAATATTGACTCCAGATAGAAAACTGCATTTTCAAGATGGGGTTTATTTGACCGAAAAAGATCTTGAAGAAGCGGGCAAAGCATTAGGGGCTTTCAGAGCGGGATTTCTAACGCTTGCTGAAGAAGCGGGAATACAGTTCTCCGAAATCAAGACGATGTTCATGGCGGGAGCTTCTGGCTTCTACGTGGATCCGATTAAGTCAAGGATCGTTGGAGAAATTCCGCCTTCCGCAGAGAAGATCTATCAGGTTGGAAACACTTCTTTGGCTTTAGCAGCGGATATAATAAGGAATCCTGAATATCTTGACTACTTGCAAAGCTTTGCTAACGAGCTAAGGGCTCAGCACGTAATGTTTGCAACTTCAGAGATCTTCCAGAATGCATACACGCTTGAGCTTTCATATTGGACAGAGGGAATGAGCCTTGAGGACTATAACAAGTTTCTGAATGCCTATGGAATAAAACAGAAGATCACCGCTCAGGCTAAAGCTCCAGAAGTATTTAAAGTTGTTCCAAGGGACATTGCGGATCTCGGCAAGCTTGGACTTGAAGTCGTGCCAGACATTGGAACCTTAATCGAGATCGAGGTTGAGGGCTGTAAGGAATGCAGAAAGTGTGTAAGAAACTGCCCTGAAAATGCTATAATTTCAGTCAAAGATGGCAAGATCTTGATAAGCTCGAGTCTTTGCCTTGGAACCGCCTGCAGAAGGTGCGTTTCCGCATGTCCTGAGAAGATT
- a CDS encoding GTP-binding protein: protein MQRAIIMSGFLGSGKTSLILRLGKYFAENLGKKAVIIVNEIGEIGVDGDFLKKLGMNSYEITEGCICCTLHRDLESTISDVLSSINPDFVLIEPTGIAFPSLIRKTMRKVGMDALVIGVADAKRFVKLYSDSREFLERQLREAEIIAVNKVDTVSSKAELNLLVELIKQISPNSEIVFTSAKTGEGFDSLVKLLELPLRIEGKIEEFLDSTAESGASWYSAKVLIKFKKPVAGVELKRLGVEMFDRIKVRAGKIQHYKMLISADGALKFGVTGKDESVSVDGELVGWFVQSKLNVLLIDKELSTEQIRRIFEEELMKLAEDLGFNFEFIEHEHGADSE, encoded by the coding sequence ATGCAAAGAGCCATTATAATGAGCGGATTTTTGGGGAGCGGAAAAACAAGTCTTATTTTAAGGCTTGGAAAATACTTTGCAGAAAATTTAGGCAAGAAAGCTGTAATAATTGTAAATGAGATTGGCGAGATTGGAGTTGATGGCGATTTTCTGAAAAAGCTTGGAATGAATTCCTACGAGATTACAGAAGGATGTATATGTTGCACTCTTCACAGGGACTTGGAATCAACCATTTCTGATGTGCTTTCTTCAATTAATCCCGATTTTGTTTTGATAGAGCCAACGGGGATAGCATTTCCGTCTCTCATAAGGAAAACCATGCGGAAAGTTGGCATGGATGCACTCGTTATAGGTGTTGCAGATGCTAAAAGGTTTGTAAAGCTTTACAGCGACTCAAGAGAATTCTTGGAAAGACAGCTCAGGGAAGCGGAGATCATTGCGGTTAATAAAGTAGACACAGTCAGCTCTAAAGCGGAACTAAATCTTCTGGTTGAGCTCATTAAACAGATCAGTCCGAATTCTGAGATCGTATTCACGTCAGCAAAGACCGGTGAAGGTTTTGATAGTCTTGTAAAACTTTTGGAGCTTCCTTTACGGATTGAAGGCAAAATAGAAGAATTTTTAGATTCTACTGCTGAGTCTGGGGCTTCATGGTATTCTGCCAAAGTTCTAATAAAGTTCAAAAAGCCTGTTGCGGGTGTTGAGTTAAAAAGGCTGGGAGTTGAAATGTTCGATAGAATAAAAGTCAGAGCGGGAAAAATTCAGCACTACAAGATGCTCATTTCTGCAGATGGAGCACTAAAGTTTGGTGTTACTGGTAAAGACGAGTCTGTAAGCGTCGATGGAGAACTTGTGGGTTGGTTTGTTCAGTCTAAGCTAAATGTCCTTTTAATCGATAAGGAGCTCTCTACAGAGCAAATTAGAAGAATATTCGAAGAAGAGCTCATGAAGCTGGCAGAAGATCTTGGTTTTAATTTTGAATTCATAGAGCACGAGCACGGGGCTGATAGCGAATGA
- a CDS encoding cobalamin-dependent protein (Presence of a B(12) (cobalamin)-binding domain implies dependence on cobalamin itself, in one of its several forms, or in some unusual lineages, dependence on a cobalamin-like analog.), producing the protein MEGREIGWAMVEGIIAGLKPSVKEEAIDFDKIFVRYNVLEEEKKLGLKPEELVKDIMPKDEPWKTIAYAVFKGDAKTALEETKKALEKFSPKEIVDKGLAPGMHAVSKLYDDGIYYLPQVMLSADAMSAAVQFIEQKVGAGKVEKKGKVVMHVAEGDIHDLGKNLAKVFLVADGWEVIDLGRDVPVDEVVKAVEKHKPVMVTGTALMTTTMTAFPKIAKKLIEKGIKIPFICGGGAVNEDFVNTFELGVIAKKAHQAPKFAEAAKKGISWEELRAKWHEIAPA; encoded by the coding sequence ATGGAAGGTCGTGAAATTGGTTGGGCGATGGTTGAGGGAATAATTGCGGGATTGAAACCATCCGTAAAGGAAGAAGCGATAGACTTTGACAAGATCTTTGTTAGGTATAACGTGCTTGAAGAGGAGAAGAAGCTCGGCTTGAAGCCTGAAGAACTCGTAAAGGATATAATGCCAAAGGATGAGCCGTGGAAGACAATTGCTTATGCAGTATTTAAAGGCGATGCAAAGACTGCCCTTGAAGAAACAAAGAAAGCTCTCGAAAAGTTCTCGCCAAAAGAAATCGTAGACAAGGGCTTAGCTCCGGGAATGCATGCGGTTTCAAAGCTCTACGACGATGGGATCTACTATTTGCCACAGGTTATGCTCTCCGCAGATGCCATGAGCGCTGCGGTGCAGTTCATTGAGCAGAAAGTTGGAGCGGGGAAAGTTGAGAAGAAGGGCAAAGTTGTAATGCATGTCGCAGAAGGAGACATACACGATCTCGGCAAGAACCTCGCAAAGGTATTCTTGGTAGCGGATGGCTGGGAAGTTATTGATTTGGGCAGAGATGTGCCAGTTGATGAAGTAGTTAAGGCTGTTGAGAAGCACAAACCAGTAATGGTCACCGGAACCGCTTTGATGACAACAACAATGACTGCATTTCCAAAGATTGCAAAGAAGCTCATTGAAAAGGGAATAAAGATTCCATTCATCTGCGGTGGTGGAGCGGTTAACGAGGACTTCGTGAACACATTTGAACTTGGAGTGATTGCAAAGAAGGCTCATCAGGCGCCAAAGTTCGCTGAGGCTGCAAAGAAAGGCATTTCTTGGGAAGAACTTCGTGCTAAATGGCACGAAATTGCTCCCGCATAA
- the mtaA gene encoding methylcobamide:CoM methyltransferase MtaA, whose product MGPKKRVITALTGGVPDRVPASCVTQLGIVDAMAAVNAYFPEAHKNAEKMAKLGSALWELAKLEAVRVPFCLTVIAEALGCKIDFATQERTPSVKEHLAKPEKAEIPDDFLERGRVPVVRDALKILRSTVGDQLPIIVGMEGPFTLAGHLAGTEQLVSWCLTATEKVNTLMEVTTEAVTMYAKYMLKAGADIVTIADPTASPNLIDPAMFKTLVKPKLAELAENVGGITVLHICGDVSKILSDMAECGFNGLSIEEAVDVAKARRIVGDDVALVGNVSASKTLPFGTSEAVKAESLKALQSGVDVLAPGCGLPPITPIQNVVAMVQAAEAWNQPRRKLAVAEALTPEMAKAIGFGIGEALGKMIYER is encoded by the coding sequence ATGGGACCAAAGAAGAGAGTGATCACAGCACTGACAGGCGGTGTGCCTGACAGGGTTCCAGCGTCATGCGTTACCCAGCTTGGCATAGTGGATGCAATGGCTGCTGTTAACGCTTATTTCCCTGAGGCGCATAAAAATGCAGAGAAGATGGCAAAACTCGGCTCCGCTTTATGGGAGTTGGCAAAGCTTGAAGCGGTAAGGGTTCCGTTCTGCCTTACAGTTATAGCGGAAGCTCTTGGCTGTAAAATCGATTTTGCAACTCAAGAAAGGACGCCTTCCGTAAAGGAACATCTCGCGAAGCCCGAGAAAGCAGAAATTCCGGATGACTTCCTTGAAAGGGGAAGAGTTCCAGTAGTCAGAGATGCTTTAAAGATCTTAAGAAGCACCGTCGGAGACCAGCTACCTATAATTGTGGGCATGGAGGGACCATTTACCCTTGCGGGTCACTTGGCTGGAACAGAGCAGCTTGTTTCCTGGTGTCTGACAGCAACGGAGAAAGTTAACACTCTCATGGAAGTTACGACTGAAGCGGTCACGATGTATGCAAAATACATGCTTAAAGCGGGAGCGGATATTGTGACGATTGCAGATCCAACCGCTTCGCCAAATCTGATCGATCCCGCGATGTTCAAGACACTTGTAAAACCAAAACTTGCTGAATTGGCTGAAAATGTAGGCGGAATCACAGTGCTACACATCTGTGGAGACGTTTCCAAGATCCTAAGCGATATGGCTGAATGTGGATTCAATGGGCTTAGCATTGAAGAAGCGGTGGACGTTGCAAAAGCGAGAAGAATTGTTGGAGACGACGTAGCCCTTGTTGGCAATGTATCCGCAAGCAAAACTTTGCCTTTTGGCACTTCCGAAGCGGTAAAGGCTGAGTCGCTCAAAGCTCTGCAAAGCGGTGTCGATGTTTTAGCTCCGGGCTGTGGTTTACCACCAATAACACCGATTCAAAACGTTGTTGCAATGGTTCAGGCTGCAGAAGCATGGAATCAGCCAAGGAGGAAATTGGCGGTTGCAGAGGCTCTTACTCCCGAAATGGCAAAAGCTATAGGATTTGGGATTGGAGAAGCGTTGGGTAAGATGATTTATGAAAGGTAA
- a CDS encoding methyltransferase MtaB domain-containing protein, giving the protein MVVRRYTSMAYKNPDDIVFGKAVYPVYERFGVPIGAGFVVPEIKVAPKPGSEKDLETFVKHHKEFTEEILKLCLQLGFNYIMIEQEHVFQQTYNPNYAYETAHAQVELAEKYHSEYGIGVTIRHTIGDIRKAEAEGGLRESDLTKRMFESFEQAAAAGVGDLAIETLGGKEVVDYAVARGDIKGILFGIGVCGSEDMAWTWPQIVKIANKYGTIPAGDTNCSGANTVMFLAGGLMDREVSHTMAALARAIAGARSLVAVEAGARGPLKDCGYENPIIKAITGVPVCIECTSICACAHIDVMGNLNRAIGDVYSNESVEYHQEFGGSTAEVWTAVTGNAAALSNTALQAKQEKILRDLLTYSDMYRDPQGLILSYPNAYRIGKVITQYGKDPYLRAKYAAIEAGNIILEAAEAKKLKLSRWELETLNKAMETLKALPDDADKFIDDCLKEYANVPYFNPKNYGW; this is encoded by the coding sequence ATGGTTGTTAGAAGATATACGTCGATGGCTTACAAAAACCCCGACGACATAGTGTTTGGCAAAGCGGTGTATCCAGTATACGAGCGCTTCGGCGTTCCGATTGGTGCGGGCTTTGTTGTGCCAGAGATTAAAGTGGCTCCAAAGCCCGGGAGCGAAAAAGATCTTGAGACATTTGTAAAGCATCACAAGGAATTCACAGAAGAGATCCTAAAGCTATGCCTACAGCTTGGGTTCAATTACATAATGATCGAGCAGGAACACGTGTTCCAGCAGACCTATAATCCAAACTACGCTTACGAAACCGCACATGCACAAGTGGAACTTGCGGAGAAATACCATAGTGAGTATGGAATTGGTGTAACAATCAGACATACTATTGGAGACATAAGAAAAGCGGAAGCTGAGGGAGGTTTAAGAGAGAGCGATCTTACTAAGAGAATGTTCGAGTCCTTTGAGCAGGCCGCTGCAGCAGGTGTTGGTGATCTTGCCATTGAAACACTCGGCGGTAAAGAAGTTGTTGACTACGCTGTTGCAAGAGGAGACATAAAAGGAATTCTATTCGGAATTGGAGTTTGTGGAAGCGAGGACATGGCTTGGACTTGGCCACAGATCGTTAAGATTGCAAATAAATATGGCACGATTCCCGCGGGAGATACGAACTGCAGTGGTGCGAACACCGTGATGTTCTTGGCGGGCGGGTTAATGGATAGGGAAGTCTCGCACACAATGGCTGCCCTTGCAAGAGCTATTGCTGGAGCAAGAAGCCTTGTGGCAGTTGAAGCGGGAGCAAGAGGTCCGCTGAAGGACTGTGGCTATGAGAACCCGATCATTAAGGCAATCACTGGAGTTCCAGTCTGTATTGAATGCACGAGCATTTGCGCCTGTGCCCATATCGACGTGATGGGCAATCTGAACAGGGCAATCGGAGACGTTTACTCGAATGAGTCTGTGGAGTATCATCAGGAATTCGGTGGTAGCACCGCCGAAGTCTGGACTGCGGTTACAGGCAACGCTGCAGCTCTTTCGAACACCGCGTTGCAGGCAAAACAGGAAAAGATCCTTAGAGACTTGCTAACGTATTCTGACATGTATAGAGATCCTCAGGGGCTAATATTGTCCTATCCGAATGCATACAGAATTGGAAAAGTCATAACGCAGTATGGCAAAGATCCTTACTTGAGAGCGAAGTATGCTGCGATTGAGGCGGGCAACATAATCTTGGAGGCTGCTGAGGCAAAGAAGCTCAAGCTTTCACGCTGGGAACTTGAAACACTCAACAAGGCAATGGAAACACTTAAGGCTTTGCCAGATGATGCGGATAAGTTCATAGATGACTGCCTTAAGGAATACGCAAACGTCCCATACTTCAATCCAAAGAACTATGGATGGTAA
- a CDS encoding enoyl-CoA hydratase/isomerase family protein yields the protein MEKVKLTFDGEVARISLNRPEKKNALNEQVLSELREAVDAVKNSSAKILILSGEGDTFCAGLDRDLLINLTQKGGLSDEELRMLIDNVQKLIYDLRMLKIPVIAAVQRYAIGGGMQLALTADIRIATPGTIFYLREPEFGIIPDMGALQILPRLVGDGIAREMVFTRRQITAEEGKTIGLVNEIYQDLEVGIREYTQKLLSVPAYTIAEAKAILERSWYLSFEESIRENKEAQLRCIKESLKRFQKL from the coding sequence ATGGAAAAAGTAAAGCTGACTTTTGACGGAGAAGTGGCAAGAATCAGCCTTAATCGACCTGAGAAAAAGAATGCTCTCAATGAACAAGTTTTGAGTGAGCTTAGAGAAGCGGTGGATGCTGTAAAAAACTCTTCTGCAAAGATTTTAATTTTATCAGGAGAAGGAGATACCTTCTGTGCTGGACTGGATCGCGATTTGCTGATCAATCTGACGCAGAAAGGTGGATTGAGTGATGAAGAGCTAAGAATGCTTATCGATAACGTTCAAAAGCTTATATACGATCTCAGAATGCTGAAAATCCCAGTAATCGCCGCGGTTCAGCGTTATGCAATTGGTGGGGGAATGCAGTTGGCTTTGACTGCGGACATTCGCATAGCGACTCCCGGGACAATTTTCTACTTGAGAGAGCCAGAATTTGGAATAATTCCTGACATGGGAGCATTGCAAATACTACCAAGGCTTGTAGGCGATGGAATTGCCAGAGAAATGGTTTTTACAAGACGTCAGATCACTGCAGAAGAAGGTAAAACAATCGGATTAGTTAATGAGATTTATCAAGATCTTGAGGTTGGAATAAGAGAATACACTCAGAAACTGCTCTCGGTGCCCGCATACACGATTGCAGAGGCGAAGGCTATTCTGGAGAGAAGCTGGTATCTGAGCTTTGAAGAGAGCATTAGAGAAAATAAAGAGGCACAGCTCAGATGCATTAAGGAGTCTCTGAAAAGGTTCCAAAAATTGTAA
- a CDS encoding ABC transporter ATP-binding protein gives MALKVKDPEIACPNIELDSLNLSLNGSGIFAPLSPNGCGKSTLLKCINKILKPFGGVVLLDGKEILKMEEKEVSKLFGYVPQDHKPPFPYKVIDFVLLGRTPHIGLFSTPSKRDYEIAMESLRIVGIESFADRAYTELSGGERQLVLIARALASEAKILLLDEPTAHLDFKNTHRVLETIRRLVKERNLSAIITLHDPNLAQKYGDRIALVHNRKIECIGFPEEIITEELIRRVYGVEVELLSANGFRFVVPKVVK, from the coding sequence ATGGCTCTGAAAGTTAAGGATCCGGAGATTGCATGCCCAAATATTGAACTCGATTCGCTGAACCTTAGCCTGAATGGGAGTGGAATCTTTGCCCCTCTCAGCCCAAACGGTTGCGGAAAATCAACGCTTTTGAAGTGCATAAACAAGATCCTTAAGCCCTTCGGTGGAGTTGTGCTTTTGGATGGGAAGGAAATTCTAAAGATGGAGGAAAAGGAAGTTTCAAAGCTCTTTGGCTACGTTCCGCAGGATCATAAACCGCCTTTTCCATACAAAGTTATAGATTTTGTCTTGCTTGGCAGAACGCCTCATATTGGCTTGTTTTCAACACCAAGCAAAAGAGACTACGAGATTGCAATGGAATCGCTTAGAATTGTGGGAATTGAAAGCTTTGCAGATCGAGCATATACGGAGCTTAGCGGTGGAGAAAGGCAACTTGTTTTAATTGCAAGAGCTTTAGCAAGTGAGGCAAAGATTTTGCTTCTCGATGAGCCAACAGCTCATTTGGACTTCAAGAACACGCATAGAGTCCTTGAAACGATCCGAAGACTTGTGAAAGAAAGAAATTTGTCCGCAATAATAACACTTCATGATCCAAACTTAGCCCAGAAATACGGAGACAGGATTGCATTGGTTCACAATCGAAAGATCGAGTGCATAGGTTTTCCTGAGGAGATCATAACAGAAGAGCTGATAAGAAGGGTTTATGGGGTTGAAGTTGAATTGCTAAGCGCTAATGGTTTTAGATTTGTCGTTCCGAAGGTGGTAAAATGA
- a CDS encoding cobaltochelatase subunit CobN, with protein MRIAFIIGYNSIAIPTLREVLEEESVKHKFEFIVTTQADCLKHLEEIKKANAIFVYSREIPAEFEKVLQDKLVFSVHSEIPSKCPADALLKVREFWINGGRENFRGLINLILRCLGLSVEVPEVMRIPWHGIYHPTLGLFESVEDYLGVYSSSPLVGVLFYREHLLYKAVEYVEKLIKAIEAQGLGVIAVFARKYQDEQIEIPSVEESIKKFFFEKEKCLVEAIVNLTSFSLTKDIGLLKNLNVPIINPITSFYQSVEEWENSNSIDYLSQVYNVILPELDGLIEPIVYVFSELEEDGSRKYVAFDPHAEFIAKRVKKWVEIRKKRPEERRIAIVLINPPCHSVEANIGVGLGLDVPESVVRLLKKLKENGYTVENVPENGKELIKIFLERKAISEFRWTSVEEIVAKGGAIDFVDYETYSAWLNELPEEAKTKLLKDWGDPKDVLEKKVKKEFVGMVYEGKFVIPGLKFGNVVVLTQPKFGCAGSACDGSVCRILHEPTIAPPHQWLAVYRWLTRVFRADLLIHFGTHGYLEFRPGKGVGLSPACWPEISVDDVPHVYVYAVSNPMEGMIAKRRSYATIIDHLYPPMELAEIFEDLENLIAQYKNAENLGEVSRAEKIYEEIIEKAEKANIRFRKDRALEDIHHYLSAVRETQIESGLHIFGNLREEKLADYIATTMAFDTHECASIRRALAEALGFNYEELKQNPSKLNSLGITNSQTLSLLHRLAVNTIRRLLEMNVEEVEPDLVEKILNEEVLKLARIEKLF; from the coding sequence ATGAGGATCGCTTTTATAATTGGCTACAATTCCATAGCGATTCCAACGCTAAGAGAAGTTCTTGAGGAAGAATCGGTAAAGCACAAATTCGAATTTATCGTTACAACTCAGGCTGATTGCCTTAAGCATCTCGAAGAGATTAAAAAAGCAAACGCAATCTTTGTTTACTCCAGAGAAATTCCCGCAGAATTTGAAAAAGTTCTCCAAGACAAACTCGTCTTTTCAGTCCATTCTGAAATCCCTTCGAAATGTCCAGCTGATGCTCTGCTTAAAGTTCGAGAATTCTGGATAAACGGTGGCAGAGAGAACTTCAGAGGGCTAATAAATCTAATTTTAAGATGCCTCGGACTCAGTGTGGAAGTTCCAGAGGTTATGCGAATTCCATGGCATGGAATTTACCATCCCACGCTTGGTTTATTTGAAAGCGTGGAAGATTACCTTGGAGTGTATTCAAGCTCCCCTTTGGTTGGGGTTCTTTTCTACAGGGAGCACTTGCTTTACAAAGCAGTAGAATACGTTGAAAAGCTCATAAAAGCGATTGAAGCTCAGGGGCTTGGAGTAATAGCGGTTTTTGCAAGGAAATATCAGGATGAGCAGATAGAAATTCCAAGTGTCGAGGAAAGTATAAAGAAGTTCTTTTTCGAAAAAGAGAAGTGTTTAGTTGAAGCGATCGTGAATCTAACGTCATTTTCGCTCACAAAAGACATAGGGTTGTTAAAGAATTTGAATGTGCCAATAATAAATCCAATAACCTCTTTCTATCAGAGCGTTGAAGAATGGGAAAATTCCAACTCAATAGACTACCTCAGCCAAGTTTACAACGTCATTTTGCCTGAGCTCGATGGTTTGATTGAACCAATTGTCTACGTTTTCTCTGAACTTGAGGAAGATGGATCGAGGAAATACGTTGCTTTTGATCCTCATGCGGAATTCATCGCTAAAAGAGTTAAGAAATGGGTTGAAATTAGGAAAAAGAGACCTGAAGAGAGAAGGATTGCGATCGTTCTTATAAATCCACCATGCCATAGCGTTGAGGCAAACATAGGGGTTGGTCTTGGCTTAGACGTGCCAGAAAGCGTTGTTAGATTGCTCAAAAAGCTAAAAGAGAATGGCTACACAGTTGAAAATGTTCCTGAGAATGGAAAAGAGCTCATAAAGATTTTCTTGGAAAGAAAAGCGATAAGCGAGTTCAGATGGACAAGCGTTGAGGAAATTGTAGCAAAAGGCGGAGCAATTGATTTCGTTGATTACGAAACCTACTCTGCCTGGCTAAATGAACTGCCTGAGGAGGCTAAGACTAAACTTCTGAAGGACTGGGGAGATCCAAAGGATGTTCTTGAGAAGAAAGTGAAGAAGGAGTTCGTGGGGATGGTTTATGAAGGTAAATTCGTGATTCCGGGGCTTAAGTTTGGAAATGTAGTCGTCTTGACTCAGCCAAAGTTTGGTTGTGCGGGAAGTGCTTGCGATGGAAGCGTTTGCAGAATTCTGCATGAGCCAACAATAGCTCCGCCGCATCAATGGCTTGCGGTATATAGATGGCTAACAAGGGTTTTCAGAGCGGATCTGCTAATCCACTTCGGAACCCATGGCTATCTCGAATTCCGTCCGGGCAAAGGAGTTGGTTTATCGCCAGCATGCTGGCCTGAGATCAGCGTTGACGATGTTCCGCATGTCTATGTTTATGCGGTCTCAAATCCAATGGAGGGGATGATTGCAAAGCGGAGGAGCTATGCAACAATAATAGACCACCTTTATCCGCCCATGGAGCTTGCTGAGATCTTTGAAGATCTCGAAAACCTCATTGCACAATACAAGAATGCAGAGAATTTAGGAGAAGTTTCGAGAGCTGAGAAAATCTATGAAGAAATAATTGAAAAAGCTGAAAAGGCAAACATAAGATTTCGCAAAGATCGGGCATTAGAGGATATCCATCACTACCTGAGCGCAGTTAGAGAGACGCAAATTGAATCCGGACTGCATATCTTCGGCAATTTAAGAGAGGAAAAGCTTGCAGATTACATTGCAACAACGATGGCATTCGACACCCACGAGTGTGCTTCGATCAGGAGAGCTCTTGCGGAAGCTCTCGGCTTTAATTACGAGGAGCTTAAACAAAATCCGAGCAAGCTTAACTCTTTGGGAATCACGAATTCTCAAACCCTCAGCCTTTTGCATAGGCTTGCTGTTAACACGATCAGAAGATTGCTGGAAATGAACGTTGAAGAAGTTGAGCCAGACTTGGTTGAAAAAATTCTCAACGAGGAGGTGTTAAAACTTGCTCGAATTGAAAAGTTGTTTTAA